One window from the genome of Populus alba chromosome 15, ASM523922v2, whole genome shotgun sequence encodes:
- the LOC118037345 gene encoding reticulon-like protein B9, translated as MPIYSSDSDNETTPRTKLFGRQRPIRSVLGGGQVADVLLWENKKVSATLSVGMTVLWLLFEVAEYNLVTLFSHISIAAMLIVFIWFTTADFFNWNHPELPTSILDKSTFQELAFTLHGRSNEVLSKFMDIARGREPALFFMTIFFLYLLSVIGNYFTFLNFLYLCFVCLQTLPFLYNKYEEEVDKYAGKLIRRAKKMFKSFDSNVLNKIPRGPVKQKKTR; from the exons ATGCCGATTTACTCATCGGATTCCGATAATGAAACAACGCCGCGGACAAAGCTTTTTGGGAGGCAAAGACCGATACGTTCTGTTCTAGGAGGAGGACAAG TTGCTGATGTATTATTATGGGAAAACAAAAAAGTGTCAGCTACACTTTCTGTTGGAATGACTGTATTGTGGCTTCTTTTCGAGGTTGCGGAGTACAATCTTGTGACTCTCTTCAGTCACATCTCCATCGCTGCAATGCTCATTGTATTCATATGGTTCACCACCGCAGATTTCTTCAATTG GAATCATCCCGAGCTCCCAACAAGTATTTTAGACAAATCTACATTCCAGGAACTCGCTTTCACCCTCCATGGAAGATCCAATGAGGTCTTGTCAAAGTTCATGGACATCGCACGTGGAAGAGAACCAGCACTCTTCTTCATG AcaatattctttctctatctattATCAGTGATTGGAAACTATTTCACCTTCTTGAATTTCCTGTATCTAT GTTTTGTTTGCTTGCAAACTCTGCCATTTCTCTATAATAAATATGAGGAAGAGGTTGACAAGTATGCTGGGAAATTGATTCGACGAGCTAAGAAAATGTTTAAGAGCTTTGATTCCAATGTTCTTAACAAGATACCAAGAGGGCCTGTGAAACAGAAGAAAACCAGATGA